The Lolium perenne isolate Kyuss_39 chromosome 6, Kyuss_2.0, whole genome shotgun sequence genome segment AGGGGGTGGGAGAAGCTTGCGTTGCGGCGGTTGCAGCTAGAGGAGACGCAGATTCAGGAGGAAGTCTGCGAGCGGTGGCGTTTGGCGGAGCTGCATCTCTGCCTACAGAGGCAGGAGTTGGATCACCGTCGACGGCGGGAGGACCTGGAGCGGCAGCTGCGTCAGGAGGCGGTGGCCGCGGATAGAACCGCCTACTTGACGTTCGTGGCGGAGAGAGCAGGggatcatcgacggaggagcagcgGAGAGACCACCGAAGAGAGCAGCGGGCGATCGTCCACCTCCATAGAGCCAAGTGACCAGTAGGTAGTAGGCTAGAGGTGAAGCAGGTTTCATATGTCATCCGGGGTTGAGGAGTGAATAATGTTTTACTCGGATTTGCCCGAAAATATTATTCATTCCTCGATCATAAATAACATTAAAATGAAACTTTAAGCATAATTTATAGTTTGTGTAAATTTTTTTATCGGGGCAGCCTATTTGGGGATGCCGGTGTGGGAAAagcccccaaatagaggatgcagtccTGTCTCCACCTATTTCCATACAATTTTCACCTTTGAGCATATAAACAATCCGATCGGAGCACCTCCGTCTAGCTGGTTCGTCTCCCTGCCAACCACCGCTAGCACCGAGGGGCATATCCGTCAACCCACACCGCCCAAGCTCCTATAAGAAGGCTCCTCCCCATTTCTTCAAACTTTAGCCGATCACTGCCTTCCACAAGAAAAAAAAATTACGAGAATATAGAAAGGATCCCTCGTCGGGATTAACACATtaataaatcaagaaaaagaTTTTCTTTTCGAGTTccctcccaccaccaccaccaaccctCTCCGGCCGGTCGAATTGTTCCGCTCAGGttgcttcttctccggcgagacgcTGTCCTCCGGCGAGTGATCTCCTCCCCACTGGGCTGAGGAGATCTCTCAGGACCTAGGGACTGGGGCTTGCATGATGGGGCTTTCGCTTAGGCCGATGAAGATCTCGACGAGGCTTCTGTGGAGCACCAGCTTCTTCCGCCACAAGCtcgccgccatgatcgcctcctcgTCCTGCTTCTTATAAGAGCCCTTGCGCCGCAGCAGCTGTACATATACGTATTTTTCGTTTGATTTCCCCCGATCGAGAAAAGCAAGTCAAACTTCCTGAAGCTTTCCCTAGCGATGGAGCCCGGCCGGCTCATCTTCAACACGTCGGGCTCCGGCGCCGGACAGATGCTCTTCATGGACTGTGGCCAGGGCGCCGTcggcgccggcgccgcctccATGTTCCATCGAGGTATATAATATTCTTCCTATTGGTAAAATTCTTGATTTGGCAAGTAGTTCTTCAGTGGAGAGTGATTTGCGTGCTGATTCATGTTCCATATGCTTGAGTGATTAAGGTGGGATGCCGATGCTCGGCGGCATGGATGAAGGGCGCGGCGTGAAGCGGCCCTTCTTCACCTCGCCCGATGACATGCTCGAGGAGGAGTACTACGACGAGCAGCTCCCCGAGAAGAAGCGACGCCTCACCCCGGAGCAGGTAACTGATGAACTACGTTTTAACCCTGTTGACTAGCTCAATATGATAGTTCGTTCATCTGAATTCTGACGGTGCATGCACGTGGTGTTCATGTGTAGGTGCATCTGCTTGAGAGGAGCTTCGAGGAGGAGAACAAGCTGGAGCCAGAGAGGAAGACGGAGCTGGCGCGCAAGCTTGGGCTGCAGCCACGGCAGGTGGCCGTCTGGTTCCAGAACCGCCGCGCCCGGTGGAAGACAAAGACGCTGGAGCGCGACTTCGACCGCCTCAAGGCTTCCTTCGACGCCCTCCGCGCCGACCACGACGCCCTCCTCCAGGACAACCACCGACTCCGGTCACAGGTAATTAAGCAACCACCTCTCCGTCCGGTGAGGCGGTGACTCAGTCCCAGTTAGCTGGTTTCATGGCGTCCATCCGTCGctgagtttaatttggggatCGTTGTGGCGACAGGTGGTAACGTTGACCGAGAAAATGCAAGACAAGGAGGGGCCGGATGGCAGCTTCGGTGCAGCCGTCGACGCCTCGCAGTCGGAGCTCCCTGCGGCGGAAGCGAAGGCTGCCGTGTCCGGCGCCGCCGAGGAGCAAGCCGCGGCGGAGTCTCTCGAGGTGCAGCAGCAGCTGCACGTGAAGGCGGAGGAGAGGCTGAGCCCCGGGAGCGGCGGGAGCGCGGTGCTGGACGCGAGGGACGCGCTGCTCGGGTGCGGCGGCGTGGTCGACAGCAGCGTGGAGTCGTACTACTTCCCCGGAGGCGGCGGCACGTGCGCCGACGAGTACCACGACTGCGTGATGGGCCCCGTCGCGGGCGGGATCCAGTCGGAGGAGGACGAAGGCGCGGGCAGCGACGAGGGCTGCAGCTACTACGCAGACGACCCAGCCGCcgtcttcttcgccgccgccggacacgggcacaacaaccaccaccaccacgcggaCGACGTCGACGATCAGGACGACGGCCAGATCAGCTGGTGGATGTGGAACTAGGCTCCGTGAAATCGATCGATCCAATCTCGTATCATCATCAGTAAAAAAATGTGAAATCTTGGATTTTGTTTTCTCTCCCTTGTATGGGTTGTTTGCCGCAGCTGTAATGTTGGGATCGATCGCAACGGACAAGTTGTATGCATATGCATTGTAGTACTACGAGTTAGGGTAATACCGGTGGTAAAATCTTTGTCGTGATGCACGGGAAATAAGTGCATGAATATGGAGCCAAGCATCCTTTTTATGGCACGGTGCATCATGTCAAAGTAGATTTTTAGCCGTCAATTCATCGCCATATATACTTTAAAAGTCGTTTACGTTTTGTCAAGATCAAATCTACTTGTGGAGAAAACAAATTTACGTGGAAATCCACCTGTATCAGCACCATGTTTTGTCGATAGACAACCGCAGTTTTACACTTTTATTTGACACAGGATGTTGCATCATCAGTGCACATATACTTGACTATATAAGTTAGGGGCGGCTTAGAGCCTCTTTGGAACGCGGAATCTGAAAATACAAAGTATGATTGAATTGTCACGACTTAGGAGTAGAAAAAACATATACTAGCTTACATGCATAGTTGCATACTTCTCACATACTGAGCCGACTGGTAACCAAACCTTGGAGCTCTTTTGCTACGTGGAAATCAAAATTACAGCCTTGGTCATCTGACATCATATACTGCAAAAAAACAAAATTGTCTTAAGCTCTGCCATGGATAGTTCATTGGATGATCCAGAAGAATATGACAGGGACTTC includes the following:
- the LOC127306284 gene encoding homeobox-leucine zipper protein HOX16 codes for the protein MEPGRLIFNTSGSGAGQMLFMDCGQGAVGAGAASMFHRGGMPMLGGMDEGRGVKRPFFTSPDDMLEEEYYDEQLPEKKRRLTPEQVHLLERSFEEENKLEPERKTELARKLGLQPRQVAVWFQNRRARWKTKTLERDFDRLKASFDALRADHDALLQDNHRLRSQVVTLTEKMQDKEGPDGSFGAAVDASQSELPAAEAKAAVSGAAEEQAAAESLEVQQQLHVKAEERLSPGSGGSAVLDARDALLGCGGVVDSSVESYYFPGGGGTCADEYHDCVMGPVAGGIQSEEDEGAGSDEGCSYYADDPAAVFFAAAGHGHNNHHHHADDVDDQDDGQISWWMWN